GGTTTTTCGCCGAACAGGGCAAAGAGGTGCCAAACATCGCCCCCCTGCTTGACCTGGTGGCGCTGGGCACCGTCGCGGATGTCGTGGCGCTGGATCGCAACAACCGCATACTGATCAGCGCAGGCTTGCGCCGAATCAGGGAGGGCCTGGCGCGACCGGGCATCAAGGCACTGCTGCAGATCGGTAAGCGCGATGCGTCCAAGATTGTAGCTTCTGACATGGGGTTTGCCGTAGGCCCACGGATTAATGCCGCAGGTCGCCTGGATGACATGACCGTGGGCATTCAGTGCCTGCTGGAAAAGGACGAAGCCAAGGCTCATGAAATCGCCTCTCGCCTGAATGACCTGAACCTTCAGCGACGCGACATCGAACAGCACCATGTTTTCGATGCTGGTGTACTGATTGATGAGCACAAGCTCCTCGATCGCATGGGGGTGGTCTTGCACAATCCGACCTGGCATGCCGGCGTGGTGGGCATCGTAGCCTCCCGCATCAAAGAGAAAATCAACCGCCCCATCATCTGCATGACCGACAGTGCGGCGGCGGCAGAGGAGCGGGAAGCACTGAATCAGCTCATTCTCGCAAATGCCCCTGCTGAAAGAATCGCAGCTCAGGAAGAAATCCTGATGAGCAAGGACGCCAAGGGGAGCTGCCGTTCGGTTCCTGGCGTGCACCTTAAGCACATCCTCGACAAGATCAACAAGATGCACCCGGAGATCCTTGGTAAGTTTGGGGGCCATGCAATGGCTGCCGGCGTATCGGTGCCACTGAAGCACCTTGCCCAGTTCACACAAATCTTTGATGCCGAAGTAGCCAAGGAGCTTACCCAGGAGCAGATCATCGGCAGCCTGCATGTCGATATCAAAGACGTCAGTCCCCAACACATGACCATGGATTTTTGTCGGCAAATCGAAGAGCTGGGGCCTTGGGGGCAGCATTTCCCTGAGCCTGAATTCCATGCCAAATTCAGGTTGATCCGCGATGAACGCCGTAAATCACCCTGGCCGCTGCAGGAAAAGCACCTGAAGATGCTGGTTGAGTTCGAAGATCATCCCGGTGTTGAGTTCCCGGCCATTTGCTTTAACTGCATCGAAGATGGCCAGATCCCTGTGGGCGATCGTTTCGAAGGCACCTTTGCGCTGTCGATCAACGAGTTTCCTGCTGGTCGCTTTACCCTGCAAATTCAATTCAAAGCCCTGCAGGATCCTGATCTGACGCTACGCCTGGATCAAGCGGCAGAGGCCGCGAAACAACTGGCCATGAAGTCCGCTCGCACCCAAGGCCTCCCCAAACAGGATCTGAGTAGTCCCATTGGGCGGTTCAGGGCTGAATTTGGAAGCACTCTGGCCATGCTGGATGAAACCGTCACCACCCCCAAAAACCACCCTTCAACAGACCCCGCTCCATTCTGAGCCCAAGCAGAGGAAACCCACAATGAGCATGATCGTCACACTCAGCGGAATGAGCACCAGTGGCAAAACCACCTTTGCCAAGGCCATGGGGGATCACCCACAATTTCGAAAGCCGGTGAGTGTAACAACCCGAGCCATGCGTGAAGGCGAGGTGGATGGTGTCGACTATCACTTTGTCACCCCGGAAACCTTCAACGCCATGATTGCCAATGATGAGCTGCTGGAGTATGAAGCCTCGCATACCGCGATGTATGGCACCTCTGCCGCCGAAGTCGAACGCATCCTGAGCCAGGGAATGTCTGTCCTGCCGATTCTGGAGCCAGAAGGGGTCATCTCGATGCAGGCGATCGCGGCCAAGCGCAACCTGCCGTTTGTCTCGGTCTACATTGATGCCGACATGCCGGTGATCATGTCGCGTTTCTTTGGTCGGCTCGATGAAGAGAAGGCCAAGAAAGGCGAGGTGAACTACCTGCCTCATGCCAATCGGCTGAAAGTGATGCTGGAGCAGGAAATGCTTTGGCCTGAGCGCACTACCTGGGGCTTGGTGCTGTCCAATCTTCAGGCGCCTGGTCGCCTGGAGCAAGCCATTCGCACCCTTGAGTCCATCAGCGCCACAGGGGTGATACCACCCACCGAACAACCCGTGAAGCGTACCGCCATCACCCAATGGTCTGCTCAAGACCTGGCAAGCCTGCTCGAACAGCACTACGTGAATGCCTCCTCAGGGGCCAAGTTCTGGGCGCTCTTGAGTGCATCCACGCAGTTGGCCAAGGATCCAGAGCCCGACAGTCATGTCATCCACATCTAAAAAATTGGGGCCCGCAGGCCCCATTTTCTTAACGTCCCGATCCAGGTGAATCGTAGTCCTGCTGACCCTGGCGGGCATTGAGTCTGGCCTGGCCGCGAAACTTCTGAAAATCCTGGTGTGTCATAGATCCCACAGCATTGAGCACCTCCTGATCAAGGCAGTTGACGATCTCGGCGGGACTAGCCCCCTTCAGATCCTTGCGCTTGAGCACTTGCACAAATGCCTTGCAGGCCATCGAAACCCTCTTGCAGCTGTCGCGCATCCCTTTGAAGTAGCGGTAGACATGGCTCAAGGGGCCATGGTCACCCGTGCAGCGGACAATGGCATTGGCCACCGGCTTGAGGATATTCCGGGTAATTTTGCCTGCCAGCGCGTCGGCAGCAAACCCGATGTTCTTGAATTTCTGCATGTCACCACGAAACTCCGTGGCCCTGGCCAAGGCCAGCACAAAGCCCGCCGCACCCAAGGTGGGAATCTGATAGTGTTCAGGAACCAGCTCAAAGAGATTCTTGATCGTAGGGTTCACCTCCACGTCAGCCAGGCTCAGCAGAACACCGGAGTAGCTGAGGGTATCCACCAGGATGCCAATCAAGTCCGAACGAGCCTGTTTGGCCTTGCCCTGTTTCTCCTCCGTCAGGTTTTCCTCTTGAGCCGCGAGCCATTTTTCAGCCTTCTTGACCAACGGATGCGTTTCTCTGAGCACACCTTGGCTGGCATGCGACAGGGCTTCGCTTTGATCCAGGAACTGCTCAGTTTTCTCGCGATCACCCTTGAACACCCACTCGCTGAGCAGGCTAATGTTCATGGAGTAGAACAGTTCCTCGCTGGAATCAATGTCCGAGCGCTGAATGATGATGTCCAGTGGGGTGTTGCCGTTATTGTCCGGAATGGCCAGCGACCCACCCTCAGCCAGCAGGTCGAACAAAATCCGTTGAGGCGCATCACCGAGCACCCCCGTGAACTGATGTGCGGCATAATGCACGGCGCTGTACCCATGGCCGTTGGTGATGTTGATGTCCGCACCAGACTTGATCAAGGCGGTGACCGCCGCGTGATCCACGGCTTTGACCGCCAGAATCAGCGGTGTATGGGCGTCACTGGTTGCTTCATGCTGATTGACGCCTTCGCTGCTGTAGGCCAGGTACTGAGCCAATGCACCCCAGTGATGTTTACCTGCTGCTACGAGCGGCACGCGGTACCTGGGGCCATCGGCAACACCTTGTTTAAGCCCTGGGTCGATGTTTGCC
The Pseudomonas sp. Leaf58 genome window above contains:
- a CDS encoding DHH family phosphoesterase, whose product is MSLGIKPILERPPQTDAQIHPNPLINRILQNRGIQSMDEMKYPLKGLINPSEMHNMQQAVELLEEHIRRGSRIVVVGDFDCDGATSTSIAVEGLQLLGAKDVKYIIPDRMVHGYGLSPPVAKLAGELAPDLIVTVDNGIASHEGAEAVRRLGEDTVCPDGTVIPGHPCDLLITDHHLPSDKGLPEHANVIINPSQPLCNFPSPSIAGCGVMFYVIMALRAHLRDKGFFAEQGKEVPNIAPLLDLVALGTVADVVALDRNNRILISAGLRRIREGLARPGIKALLQIGKRDASKIVASDMGFAVGPRINAAGRLDDMTVGIQCLLEKDEAKAHEIASRLNDLNLQRRDIEQHHVFDAGVLIDEHKLLDRMGVVLHNPTWHAGVVGIVASRIKEKINRPIICMTDSAAAAEEREALNQLILANAPAERIAAQEEILMSKDAKGSCRSVPGVHLKHILDKINKMHPEILGKFGGHAMAAGVSVPLKHLAQFTQIFDAEVAKELTQEQIIGSLHVDIKDVSPQHMTMDFCRQIEELGPWGQHFPEPEFHAKFRLIRDERRKSPWPLQEKHLKMLVEFEDHPGVEFPAICFNCIEDGQIPVGDRFEGTFALSINEFPAGRFTLQIQFKALQDPDLTLRLDQAAEAAKQLAMKSARTQGLPKQDLSSPIGRFRAEFGSTLAMLDETVTTPKNHPSTDPAPF
- a CDS encoding ankyrin repeat domain-containing protein: MPQTNTLQVADSALDTETLPSNEVQSRLTAGLSAQEAWGLVFSNVFNSETASASFDILVESLTKPVLDDSTTPLERAVKSSTGERMAFVAKVFEKAVSQRRMDVFPDGSIGKMALVAGNVQGALDAAKASPELHKGMRDSQQVTLFVQAMIQGEVGLMNSLTCRANDVPLIDPFYFNKQGYNYLFSYLKKAPEPSLAVIQAFSQCLIESKNLGDESASLYQRYLSASDPYGKTALHILAMRMREERLKDETFVDIFSWFNDRIDINTPDNTNDETALHVASQFNRVEVNQALIKMGALLEWVTHNGRTPLNIAAYHGHTELVKAYLEYDIKAANIDPGLKQGVADGPRYRVPLVAAGKHHWGALAQYLAYSSEGVNQHEATSDAHTPLILAVKAVDHAAVTALIKSGADINITNGHGYSAVHYAAHQFTGVLGDAPQRILFDLLAEGGSLAIPDNNGNTPLDIIIQRSDIDSSEELFYSMNISLLSEWVFKGDREKTEQFLDQSEALSHASQGVLRETHPLVKKAEKWLAAQEENLTEEKQGKAKQARSDLIGILVDTLSYSGVLLSLADVEVNPTIKNLFELVPEHYQIPTLGAAGFVLALARATEFRGDMQKFKNIGFAADALAGKITRNILKPVANAIVRCTGDHGPLSHVYRYFKGMRDSCKRVSMACKAFVQVLKRKDLKGASPAEIVNCLDQEVLNAVGSMTHQDFQKFRGQARLNARQGQQDYDSPGSGR
- a CDS encoding guanylate kinase — its product is MSMIVTLSGMSTSGKTTFAKAMGDHPQFRKPVSVTTRAMREGEVDGVDYHFVTPETFNAMIANDELLEYEASHTAMYGTSAAEVERILSQGMSVLPILEPEGVISMQAIAAKRNLPFVSVYIDADMPVIMSRFFGRLDEEKAKKGEVNYLPHANRLKVMLEQEMLWPERTTWGLVLSNLQAPGRLEQAIRTLESISATGVIPPTEQPVKRTAITQWSAQDLASLLEQHYVNASSGAKFWALLSASTQLAKDPEPDSHVIHI